In a genomic window of Thermoplasmatales archaeon:
- a CDS encoding transposase has product EEIKTNLFFIPNGNKYKENWKNFDVFCTNIEIDESNILSLADLYRRRWNIENFYRDAQENFMIKTKTENPIIRFFFFIFSAILYNLWYFIREFISIIAEKWKDSILDLIKQRKVLCNINCAKRIDEKIIKIF; this is encoded by the coding sequence GAAGAAATAAAAACAAACTTGTTCTTCATTCCAAATGGTAACAAATATAAAGAAAATTGGAAAAATTTCGATGTTTTCTGCACAAACATTGAAATTGATGAATCAAATATTCTTAGTCTTGCAGATCTATATAGGAGAAGATGGAACATAGAAAATTTTTATAGAGATGCTCAAGAGAATTTTATGATAAAAACGAAGACAGAGAATCCTATTATAAGGTTTTTCTTTTTCATATTTTCTGCTATCCTTTATAATCTGTGGTACTTTATAAGAGAATTTATTTCTATAATAGCTGAAAAGTGGAAAGATTCTATTCTTGATTTAATAAAGCAAAGAAAAGTTCTATGTAATATCAATTGTGCTAAAAGAATCGATGAAAAAATCATCAAAATTTTTTAA